From the genome of Mesorhizobium japonicum MAFF 303099, one region includes:
- a CDS encoding DUF2849 domain-containing protein — translation MKILTANRLTDGIAVWYADGGWAETVGRADLAHDKAAEDRLEAIGAKAYADNEVVDVNLIDADVVDGVVEPVRLREKIRAAGPTIRGDLGKQAERAA, via the coding sequence ATGAAGATACTGACCGCCAACCGCCTGACCGACGGCATCGCCGTCTGGTACGCCGATGGCGGCTGGGCCGAGACGGTGGGCCGGGCCGACCTTGCCCATGACAAGGCAGCCGAGGATCGCCTGGAGGCGATCGGCGCCAAGGCCTATGCCGACAATGAAGTGGTCGACGTCAATCTGATCGACGCGGATGTCGTCGACGGTGTCGTCGAGCCGGTGCGGTTGCGTGAAAAGATCCGCGCCGCCGGCCCGACCATCCGCGGCGATCTCGGCAAGCAGGCCGAGCGGGCGGCATAG
- the cysG gene encoding siroheme synthase CysG translates to MPQANAKLNAFPVFVRVEGEAVAIVGGGDEALAKARLIGQSSAVLRIIAENAEPELLAFIGQSGASHVAAAYDASQLEGAVMVFAASGDEALDRRVAADARELGIPVNAVDRPELCDFFTPALVNRAPVAIAIGTEGAGPVLAQMLRGRIDQMLSPSLGSLATLAATLRGAAEKLLPKGNARRRFWNSFFEGAPAHAVEAGQLSQAHDAAVDLLLSNAPASGHIALVGAGPGAEDLLTLRAHRLLMEADVIVHDALVPEAVVAMGRRDAERLPVGKRKGCHTKSQAEINALLVELGRQGKRVVRLKSGDPLVFGRAGEEMAALRDAGIAYEVVPGVTAAFAAAADFELPLTLRGVSSSMVFTTGHDLKGNSLPDWAKLAISGATVAVYMGRSVAAEVAGRLIEAGLSPDTAVAVVENASLANRRRFHGTLADLPSLEARGDLSGPVMTIIGDAVAGANFERSEPLAAHRNEGAAKVAAERVQP, encoded by the coding sequence ATGCCGCAGGCCAATGCCAAGCTCAATGCCTTCCCCGTCTTCGTGCGGGTCGAGGGCGAAGCCGTGGCCATTGTCGGCGGTGGCGACGAAGCCCTGGCCAAAGCGCGGTTGATTGGACAGTCGAGCGCGGTGCTGCGCATCATCGCCGAAAATGCCGAGCCGGAGCTGCTTGCCTTTATTGGTCAGTCCGGCGCCAGCCATGTCGCGGCGGCCTACGACGCCTCGCAGCTCGAGGGCGCGGTCATGGTGTTTGCCGCCAGCGGCGATGAGGCGCTCGACCGCCGTGTCGCGGCCGACGCGCGCGAACTGGGCATTCCGGTCAATGCCGTTGACCGGCCGGAGCTCTGCGACTTCTTTACCCCGGCGCTGGTCAACCGCGCGCCGGTCGCCATCGCCATCGGAACCGAAGGCGCCGGTCCGGTGCTGGCCCAGATGTTGCGGGGCCGCATCGATCAGATGCTGTCGCCATCGCTCGGTTCGCTGGCGACGCTCGCCGCCACGCTGCGTGGGGCAGCCGAGAAATTGCTGCCGAAAGGCAATGCCCGCCGCCGCTTCTGGAACAGTTTTTTCGAAGGTGCACCTGCCCATGCCGTGGAAGCCGGCCAGCTGTCGCAGGCGCATGACGCCGCCGTCGATCTGCTGCTGTCGAACGCGCCGGCTTCGGGTCACATCGCCCTGGTCGGTGCCGGTCCGGGCGCCGAGGATCTGCTGACGTTGCGGGCGCATCGCCTGCTGATGGAGGCCGATGTCATCGTCCATGATGCGCTGGTGCCGGAGGCGGTCGTCGCCATGGGCCGCCGCGATGCCGAGCGCCTTCCGGTCGGCAAACGCAAGGGCTGCCACACCAAGAGCCAGGCCGAGATCAACGCGCTGCTGGTCGAGCTCGGCCGCCAGGGCAAGCGCGTGGTGCGGCTGAAGTCGGGCGATCCGCTGGTGTTCGGTCGCGCCGGCGAGGAGATGGCGGCACTGCGCGATGCCGGCATCGCCTATGAGGTGGTTCCGGGCGTCACCGCGGCCTTTGCCGCCGCCGCCGATTTCGAATTGCCGCTGACCTTGCGTGGCGTCTCCTCGTCGATGGTGTTCACCACCGGCCATGACCTCAAGGGCAATTCATTGCCCGACTGGGCCAAGCTTGCGATTTCTGGCGCCACGGTCGCCGTCTATATGGGCCGCTCGGTGGCGGCCGAAGTCGCCGGCCGGCTGATCGAGGCCGGCCTGTCGCCGGACACGGCGGTGGCCGTGGTCGAGAATGCCAGCCTGGCCAACCGTCGCCGCTTTCACGGAACGTTGGCCGACCTGCCGTCGCTGGAAGCGCGTGGCGATCTTTCCGGGCCGGTCATGACGATCATCGGCGATGCTGTTGCCGGCGCCAATTTTGAACGGTCCGAGCCGCTCGCCGCACATAGGAATGAAGGCGCGGCCAAAGTTGCCGCAGAGAGAGTTCAGCCATGA
- a CDS encoding host attachment protein: protein METIKLRHGIWVLVADGEKALLLKNAGDNKFPNLEVVQVMEQDNPPTREQGSDSPGRYNDGPSVHRSAVEDTDWHRIGKERFAEEIAARLYKLAHGGEFDSIVLVAPPVMLGAMRKKLHKAVGDKVTAEIPKTMTNHAISEIEAMLQAA from the coding sequence ATGGAAACGATCAAACTGAGGCACGGCATCTGGGTCCTGGTGGCCGACGGTGAAAAAGCGCTCTTGCTCAAGAATGCCGGCGACAACAAGTTTCCAAATCTCGAAGTCGTGCAGGTGATGGAACAGGACAACCCGCCCACCCGCGAACAGGGAAGCGACAGCCCCGGCCGGTACAATGACGGCCCATCCGTGCACCGCAGCGCCGTCGAGGATACCGACTGGCACCGTATCGGCAAGGAACGCTTCGCGGAAGAGATCGCGGCCCGCCTCTACAAGCTCGCCCATGGTGGTGAGTTCGACAGCATAGTGCTTGTCGCCCCGCCGGTGATGCTCGGCGCCATGCGCAAGAAGCTGCACAAGGCGGTCGGTGACAAGGTGACGGCTGAAATTCCAAAAACCATGACCAACCACGCCATCTCCGAGATCGAGGCCATGCTGCAAGCAGCCTGA
- a CDS encoding cation:proton antiporter: protein MPHDTPLIATIVAGLGLAFVFGALANRFRIPPLVGYLVAGVLVGPNTPGFVADAGLANELAEIGVILLMFGVGLHFSLKDLLSVRAIAVPGAIVQIGFATALGAGLSWMLGWSMGAGLVFGLALSVASTVVLLRALQERRLIETERGRIAVGWLIVEDLAMVLALVLLPALAGVLGGQEQADVQLSGLLSLPASYGIWGVVGITLAKVAAFVVVMLVVGRRVIPWILHYVAHTGSRELFRLSVLAIALGVAFGAAKLFGVSLALGAFFAGMIMSESELSHRAAEESLPLRDAFSVLFFVSVGMLFDPFSLLSNGLPILATLAIIVIGKSLAAFVIVVAFGYPLATALMISASLAQIGEFSFILAELGVGLKLLPEQGRDLILAGAILSIVLNPLMFLVVDWMKPWLEARAARSAPPADAKPVGPATEPGQVASVAAAAKKEDGPPPKTALTGHAILIGYGRVGGLVGAALKEAALPFLVIEDADKTLAKLKADGVETVAGNAANAEVFAAANPEDASRLILAIPNAFEAGQIVLRARAANPGINVVARAHSDAEVEHLKGLGADTVIMGEREIARGIVEEVLGRKPSATEPSAA from the coding sequence ATGCCGCATGACACGCCCCTTATCGCCACCATCGTCGCCGGTCTGGGGCTGGCTTTCGTCTTCGGGGCTCTCGCCAACCGTTTCCGCATTCCGCCGCTGGTCGGCTATCTCGTAGCCGGTGTGCTGGTCGGGCCGAATACGCCCGGTTTCGTCGCCGATGCCGGCCTTGCCAATGAACTGGCCGAGATCGGCGTCATCCTCTTGATGTTCGGCGTCGGCCTGCATTTCTCGCTGAAGGACCTGCTGTCGGTTCGCGCCATCGCCGTGCCCGGCGCCATCGTCCAGATCGGCTTTGCCACGGCACTCGGCGCCGGACTGTCCTGGATGCTCGGCTGGTCGATGGGCGCCGGGCTGGTGTTCGGCCTGGCACTGTCGGTCGCCTCGACCGTGGTGTTGCTGCGCGCGCTTCAGGAACGCCGGCTGATCGAGACCGAACGCGGCCGCATCGCCGTCGGCTGGCTGATCGTCGAGGATCTGGCCATGGTGCTGGCGCTGGTGCTGCTGCCGGCCCTTGCCGGCGTGCTCGGTGGCCAGGAACAGGCGGATGTGCAGTTGAGCGGCCTGCTGTCGCTGCCCGCCAGCTACGGCATCTGGGGCGTCGTCGGCATCACGCTCGCCAAGGTCGCGGCCTTCGTCGTCGTCATGCTGGTGGTCGGCCGCCGGGTTATTCCGTGGATCCTGCACTACGTCGCCCATACCGGGTCACGCGAACTGTTTCGTCTCTCGGTGCTGGCCATTGCGCTCGGCGTCGCTTTCGGCGCGGCGAAACTATTCGGCGTCTCGCTGGCGCTCGGCGCCTTCTTCGCCGGCATGATCATGAGCGAATCCGAGCTCAGCCACCGCGCGGCCGAAGAATCGCTGCCGCTGCGCGACGCCTTTTCGGTGCTGTTCTTCGTCTCCGTCGGCATGCTGTTCGATCCGTTCAGCCTGCTCAGCAACGGCCTGCCGATCCTGGCGACACTGGCCATCATCGTCATCGGCAAGTCGTTGGCGGCGTTCGTCATCGTCGTCGCCTTCGGCTATCCCCTGGCGACCGCCTTGATGATTTCGGCCAGCCTTGCCCAGATCGGCGAATTCTCCTTCATCCTGGCCGAACTCGGCGTCGGGCTGAAACTCTTGCCCGAACAGGGCCGCGACCTGATCCTGGCCGGCGCCATCCTGTCGATCGTGCTCAACCCGCTGATGTTCCTGGTCGTCGACTGGATGAAGCCGTGGCTGGAGGCCCGCGCCGCAAGGAGCGCACCGCCGGCGGACGCCAAGCCGGTCGGTCCGGCGACCGAGCCGGGCCAGGTGGCCTCGGTCGCCGCGGCAGCCAAAAAGGAAGACGGCCCGCCGCCGAAGACGGCGCTTACCGGCCATGCCATCCTGATCGGCTATGGCCGTGTCGGCGGCCTTGTCGGTGCGGCGCTGAAAGAAGCAGCCCTGCCCTTCCTCGTCATCGAGGACGCCGACAAGACGCTGGCCAAGCTGAAGGCCGACGGTGTCGAAACCGTCGCTGGCAATGCCGCCAACGCCGAAGTGTTCGCTGCCGCCAATCCCGAAGACGCCAGCCGGCTGATCCTCGCCATCCCCAATGCCTTCGAGGCCGGCCAGATCGTGCTCAGGGCGCGCGCCGCCAATCCCGGCATCAACGTCGTCGCCCGCGCTCATTCCGACGCCGAGGTCGAGCATCTCAAGGGACTCGGCGCCGACACGGTGATCATGGGCGAACGCGAAATCGCGCGCGGCATCGTCGAAGAGGTGCTCGGTCGCAAGCCATCCGCGACTGAACCGTCCGCCGCCTGA
- a CDS encoding AraC family transcriptional regulator gives MRQPLRYPWLDFDVDDVLAPAIAIRVDVTETKAEVSQHWHRKGQLVFALSGSVTCRVPSGLWMVPPHCGVWVPSRMQHSNIATANARIFFVYIEPGAAELPDRCCTLSISPLLRELIIELSDCAPDDARCAFLGSVLLAELPDMPVQQLHLPISSEPRLKRIAEALANDPADRSTLAEWGKRVALSESSLARLVVKETGLSFGRWRQQLHLIVAIRELASGASVQRVSGDLGYESVTAFITMFKKALGKPPAQYLSSIARNGGSAFVA, from the coding sequence ATGAGACAGCCGCTCCGCTACCCATGGCTCGATTTCGACGTCGATGACGTCCTTGCTCCGGCGATTGCCATTCGCGTCGACGTCACCGAGACCAAGGCCGAGGTGTCGCAGCATTGGCACCGCAAAGGGCAACTCGTCTTCGCGCTCAGCGGCAGCGTCACCTGCCGTGTTCCCAGCGGCCTCTGGATGGTGCCGCCGCATTGCGGCGTGTGGGTGCCAAGCCGCATGCAGCACAGCAACATCGCGACGGCCAACGCGCGGATTTTCTTCGTCTATATCGAGCCGGGCGCGGCTGAGCTGCCGGACCGGTGCTGTACGCTTTCGATCTCGCCGCTGCTGCGCGAGCTGATCATCGAATTGTCGGACTGCGCGCCTGATGACGCGCGATGCGCTTTCCTGGGAAGCGTCCTGCTTGCCGAACTGCCTGATATGCCTGTCCAGCAATTGCATCTGCCGATCTCTTCCGAGCCGCGCCTCAAGCGGATCGCGGAAGCACTGGCGAACGATCCTGCCGATCGCAGCACGCTGGCCGAATGGGGAAAACGCGTCGCGCTCAGCGAGAGCAGCCTTGCTCGTCTCGTCGTCAAGGAGACCGGCTTGAGCTTCGGCCGCTGGCGCCAGCAATTGCACTTGATCGTTGCGATAAGGGAACTGGCTTCGGGCGCAAGTGTTCAGCGCGTTTCGGGCGATCTCGGCTACGAGTCGGTGACAGCCTTCATCACCATGTTTAAGAAGGCGCTCGGCAAGCCTCCCGCACAGTATCTCAGCAGCATCGCACGGAATGGCGGCTCCGCCTTCGTGGCGTGA
- a CDS encoding zinc-binding dehydrogenase: protein MLALTISSDSAARLKLAEVDEPQPCANEALVAVHATSLNRGELRLLTIRPDGWIPGQDIVGIVEQAAADGSGPAKGARVVALVDEAGWAERVAVPTDRLAVLPDEVSFVSAATLPVAGTTALRTLRQGGDLAGQRVLITGASGAVGRFQIQIAREQGASVTAVAAARHAGDLRDLGAEQVVEAIELAEGPFSLITESVGGESLARAIERVAPGGTIAMFGSSSGQLTPIGFRQFVPGHEGARLQTFAYYTSGFGIGADIAALLALVAAGRLETRVALTVPWTDIAQALDALRQRSFSGKAVLTMAG, encoded by the coding sequence ATGCTCGCCCTCACCATCTCTTCCGACAGCGCTGCCAGATTGAAACTCGCCGAAGTGGACGAGCCACAGCCTTGCGCGAACGAGGCTCTGGTCGCCGTCCACGCAACGTCGCTGAACCGCGGCGAACTGCGCCTGCTCACCATACGCCCGGACGGCTGGATACCCGGCCAGGACATCGTCGGGATCGTCGAACAGGCGGCAGCCGATGGCTCCGGGCCAGCCAAGGGCGCCCGCGTCGTGGCTTTGGTCGACGAGGCCGGCTGGGCCGAACGTGTTGCCGTTCCGACCGACCGTCTCGCCGTCCTGCCGGATGAGGTCAGCTTCGTTTCCGCCGCCACGCTCCCGGTGGCGGGCACGACGGCGCTGAGGACGTTGCGCCAAGGCGGTGACCTCGCCGGTCAACGGGTACTGATCACCGGCGCAAGCGGCGCGGTCGGCCGTTTCCAGATCCAGATCGCCCGCGAACAAGGTGCCTCGGTGACCGCGGTCGCCGCCGCCCGGCATGCCGGGGATCTGCGCGATCTCGGAGCCGAGCAGGTCGTCGAGGCGATCGAGCTGGCCGAGGGACCATTTTCGCTGATCACCGAGTCGGTCGGCGGCGAAAGCCTCGCCCGCGCGATCGAACGTGTCGCGCCCGGCGGGACGATCGCCATGTTCGGTTCAAGCAGTGGCCAGCTCACGCCCATTGGCTTCCGCCAGTTCGTTCCGGGCCATGAGGGGGCGAGGCTTCAGACCTTCGCCTACTACACCTCGGGCTTTGGCATTGGCGCCGATATTGCCGCGCTGCTCGCCCTGGTCGCAGCCGGCCGGCTGGAAACCCGCGTCGCCTTGACCGTGCCGTGGACGGATATCGCCCAGGCTCTGGACGCACTGCGGCAGCGCAGCTTCAGCGGCAAGGCTGTTCTCACCATGGCCGGATGA
- a CDS encoding SDR family NAD(P)-dependent oxidoreductase: MAEFDTRKTIVLTGASRGIGHATVKRFSREGWRVITCSRQAFAEDCPWPAGPEDHIKVDLADQEDVGIAVSEIRHRLEAHGGQLNALVNNAGISPKLKDGNSRMNSIDTPMHVWRDVFQVNFFAPIMLARGLFKELATAKGSIVNVTSIAGTRVHPFAGTAYATSKAALGSLTREMAHDFGPHGIRVNAIAPGEIDTAILSPGTEKIVETIPLRRLGTTAEVADIIFFLCSQQASYVTGSEIHINGGQHV, from the coding sequence ATGGCTGAATTCGACACCAGAAAAACCATCGTGCTGACCGGCGCCAGCCGCGGCATCGGCCATGCCACGGTCAAACGCTTTTCGCGCGAGGGCTGGCGCGTCATCACCTGTTCGCGCCAGGCCTTTGCCGAGGATTGCCCGTGGCCGGCCGGGCCGGAAGACCACATCAAGGTCGATCTTGCCGATCAGGAAGATGTCGGCATCGCCGTCTCGGAAATCCGCCATCGGCTGGAAGCGCATGGCGGCCAGCTCAATGCACTGGTCAACAATGCCGGCATTTCGCCCAAGCTCAAGGACGGCAACAGCCGCATGAACTCGATCGACACGCCGATGCATGTCTGGCGCGACGTGTTCCAGGTCAATTTCTTCGCGCCGATCATGCTGGCGCGCGGCCTGTTCAAGGAACTGGCGACGGCCAAGGGCTCGATCGTCAACGTCACCTCGATCGCCGGCACCCGCGTGCATCCCTTCGCCGGCACCGCCTATGCGACATCGAAAGCGGCTCTCGGCTCGCTGACGCGCGAGATGGCGCATGATTTCGGCCCGCACGGCATTCGTGTGAACGCCATCGCGCCTGGCGAGATCGACACGGCGATCCTGTCGCCGGGCACGGAAAAGATCGTCGAGACGATCCCGCTCAGGCGCCTCGGCACCACGGCGGAGGTCGCCGACATCATCTTCTTCCTGTGCTCGCAGCAGGCCTCCTATGTGACCGGCTCGGAAATCCATATCAATGGCGGCCAGCACGTGTGA
- a CDS encoding transglycosylase domain-containing protein, with protein MANRRDSRIEPSFEGPPQARSQPGLSVSEEDRVVPSNRKASAKRKSSKAKSSRGGRGRSRRGLFGVLGRLFYWCFVLAIWGGIAVAGVVIYYGAKMPAATTWSIPDRAPNIKIVSADDQLLANRGMSGGEAVGLHEMSPYIPEAVIAIEDRRFYSHFGVDPIGLSRAMVTNLLGGHFSQGGSTLTQQLAKNLFLKPDRTLERKVQEVLLALWLEHKHTKDQILEMYLNRVYFGSGAFGVEAASRRYFGKSARDVTLSEAALLAGLLKAPSRLSPARDPKAAEERSQLVLAAMREEGKISDKELKTALSAPATRAPSYWTGSENYVADTIMEELPDLIGDVRGDIVIDSTVDLNLQKLAEQSIRRLIDESGKKLNVTQGALVSIDDSGAVRAMVGGYDYSTSQFDRASEARRQPGSAFKPFVYMAALEAGRTPDSIRNDAPIKIGNWTPDNYGGKYFGKVTLATALAKSLNSVAAQLTMEVGPNAVVEAAHRMGIQSELQANTSIALGTSEVTPLELTSAYVPFANGGYKPDIHFIRRITTAEGKVLYDSGGGSAPRVVKPEIVGMMNSMMTGTVEVGTAKKAAFAWPSAGKTGTSQNSRDAWFVGYTANLTTGVWFGNDDGTGMKKVTGGALPAQAWHEFMVAAHEGVPVRPLPGTWKSTPADTIVPDDIPSADNNQPAPVPSASVGQKAPSTQPTQAAAPARVARPAQTVDADGFNMPADDGTTASVGHPVPPGNVGGPLKKKQTSILDILGGG; from the coding sequence ATGGCGAACCGCAGAGACAGCCGCATCGAGCCCAGTTTCGAGGGACCGCCACAGGCGCGATCCCAGCCGGGTCTTTCGGTGAGCGAAGAGGACCGCGTCGTGCCAAGCAACCGCAAAGCCTCCGCAAAACGCAAATCATCGAAGGCGAAATCGTCGCGCGGCGGGCGCGGCAGGAGCCGGCGCGGCCTGTTCGGCGTGCTTGGCCGGCTTTTCTACTGGTGCTTCGTGCTCGCCATCTGGGGTGGCATCGCGGTGGCCGGCGTCGTTATCTACTACGGCGCCAAGATGCCTGCGGCCACCACCTGGTCGATCCCCGACCGCGCCCCCAACATCAAGATCGTCTCGGCCGATGACCAGTTGCTGGCAAACAGGGGCATGAGCGGCGGCGAAGCCGTCGGCCTGCACGAAATGTCGCCTTACATTCCCGAAGCCGTCATCGCCATCGAGGACCGCCGGTTCTATTCGCATTTCGGCGTCGACCCGATCGGTCTGTCGCGCGCCATGGTGACCAACCTGCTCGGCGGGCATTTCTCGCAAGGCGGTTCGACGCTGACGCAGCAATTGGCCAAGAATCTGTTCCTGAAGCCTGACCGCACGCTGGAGCGCAAGGTACAGGAGGTGTTGCTGGCGCTGTGGCTGGAGCACAAGCACACCAAGGACCAGATCCTCGAAATGTACCTCAACCGGGTCTATTTCGGCTCCGGCGCCTTTGGTGTCGAGGCGGCTTCGCGGCGTTATTTCGGCAAGAGCGCGCGCGATGTCACGCTCTCGGAAGCAGCGCTGCTTGCGGGCTTGCTGAAGGCGCCGTCGCGGCTGTCGCCGGCGCGCGATCCCAAGGCCGCGGAGGAGCGTTCGCAGCTTGTGCTCGCGGCTATGCGTGAAGAGGGCAAGATCAGTGACAAGGAGTTGAAGACGGCGCTCAGCGCGCCGGCGACGCGCGCGCCGTCCTACTGGACCGGTTCGGAGAACTATGTCGCCGACACCATCATGGAAGAACTGCCAGACCTGATCGGCGACGTGCGCGGCGACATCGTCATCGATTCCACCGTCGACCTGAACCTGCAGAAGCTCGCCGAGCAGTCGATCCGCCGGCTGATCGACGAAAGCGGCAAGAAGCTCAACGTCACCCAGGGCGCGCTGGTGTCGATCGACGATTCCGGCGCGGTGCGCGCTATGGTCGGCGGCTACGACTATTCGACCAGCCAGTTCGACCGCGCCTCGGAAGCGCGCCGCCAGCCGGGCTCGGCGTTCAAGCCGTTCGTCTATATGGCGGCACTGGAAGCCGGCCGCACGCCCGACAGCATCCGCAACGACGCGCCGATCAAGATCGGCAACTGGACGCCCGACAATTACGGCGGCAAATATTTTGGCAAGGTCACGCTGGCGACGGCGCTGGCCAAGTCGCTGAACTCGGTCGCCGCGCAGCTGACGATGGAGGTCGGGCCGAACGCGGTGGTGGAAGCGGCGCACCGCATGGGCATCCAGTCCGAACTGCAGGCCAACACCTCGATCGCGCTCGGCACCTCGGAAGTGACGCCGCTGGAGCTGACGTCGGCCTATGTGCCGTTCGCCAATGGCGGCTACAAGCCCGACATCCACTTCATCCGCCGCATCACGACCGCCGAGGGCAAGGTGCTCTACGACAGCGGTGGTGGCAGCGCGCCGCGTGTCGTGAAACCCGAGATCGTCGGCATGATGAACTCGATGATGACCGGCACCGTCGAGGTCGGCACGGCCAAGAAGGCGGCCTTCGCCTGGCCGTCGGCCGGCAAGACCGGCACCAGCCAGAATTCGCGCGATGCCTGGTTCGTCGGCTACACCGCCAATCTCACCACCGGTGTGTGGTTCGGCAATGATGACGGCACGGGGATGAAGAAGGTCACCGGTGGCGCGCTGCCGGCGCAGGCCTGGCACGAATTCATGGTCGCCGCACACGAGGGCGTGCCGGTGCGGCCGCTGCCCGGCACCTGGAAATCGACGCCGGCCGACACGATCGTGCCCGACGACATACCTTCGGCCGACAACAACCAGCCAGCGCCGGTCCCGTCCGCGTCGGTTGGCCAGAAGGCGCCGTCAACACAGCCGACCCAGGCGGCAGCGCCGGCCCGTGTGGCGCGGCCTGCCCAGACCGTCGATGCCGATGGCTTCAACATGCCAGCGGATGACGGCACCACTGCTTCGGTCGGCCATCCGGTGCCGCCGGGCAATGTTGGCGGTCCGCTGAAGAAGAAACAGACCTCGATCCTGGATATTCTGGGCGGCGGCTGA